The Mucilaginibacter mallensis genome has a segment encoding these proteins:
- a CDS encoding dicarboxylate/amino acid:cation symporter: MHKSKLTLYIFIALILGVVAGYIYNVHVIGEINNKISNADANIKSISTRLLTLKDTTTVDYRSLKVQKAAQAVIRSKNDSLRDDKLEGFTILSDIFLRLIKMIVGPLVFTTLVVGVAKVGDIKAVGRIGGKTLLWFLSATLVSLLLGMLLINIFKPGAAMNLPLPDSHLGTDIKATGVSLKDFIGHVFPKSFFEAMANNEILQIVVFSIFFGVATAAIGEKGEIVIKAMDAIAHVILKITGYVMKLAPLAVFGAITAVIAKQGLGILSTYAIFIGEFYFSLIMLWLIIVMAGFFVLRNRAFTLVNRIKDAMLIAFGTSTSEAAYPKVLLELERFGCSSKIVSFVLPLGYSFNLDGSMMYMTFASIFLAQAYGIHLTFAHEITMLLILMVTSKGVAGVPRASLVVIAGTIGMFNIPEAGLALLIGIDPLLDMGRSATNVLGNAMATAVVSKWENELAASDADLT; the protein is encoded by the coding sequence ATGCACAAAAGCAAACTCACCCTTTATATTTTTATTGCACTTATTTTGGGTGTAGTAGCCGGGTACATTTACAATGTACATGTAATAGGCGAAATTAATAATAAGATAAGCAATGCTGATGCCAATATTAAAAGTATCAGTACGCGTTTGCTTACTTTAAAAGATACTACCACTGTCGATTACAGATCCCTCAAAGTACAAAAGGCAGCCCAGGCAGTTATCCGCAGTAAAAATGATTCGCTGCGTGATGATAAGCTGGAGGGCTTCACCATTTTAAGCGATATCTTCTTAAGACTGATAAAAATGATCGTTGGTCCGCTGGTATTTACAACGCTGGTAGTTGGGGTGGCCAAAGTTGGTGATATTAAAGCTGTAGGTAGGATAGGGGGCAAAACACTGCTCTGGTTTTTAAGTGCTACTTTGGTTTCGCTGCTATTAGGTATGCTGCTGATAAATATTTTTAAACCTGGCGCTGCCATGAACCTGCCTCTGCCGGATAGCCATTTAGGTACAGATATTAAAGCAACCGGAGTATCATTAAAAGACTTTATTGGTCACGTTTTCCCAAAAAGCTTTTTTGAGGCGATGGCCAATAACGAGATACTGCAGATAGTAGTATTCTCCATATTCTTTGGTGTAGCAACCGCTGCCATTGGCGAAAAAGGGGAGATAGTTATAAAGGCAATGGATGCCATTGCCCACGTGATATTAAAAATAACGGGCTACGTAATGAAGTTGGCTCCGCTTGCAGTGTTTGGTGCCATTACTGCTGTAATAGCAAAGCAAGGTTTAGGCATATTATCCACCTATGCCATATTTATAGGCGAGTTTTATTTTTCGCTGATCATGTTATGGCTCATCATTGTAATGGCCGGCTTTTTTGTATTGCGTAACAGAGCATTCACGTTGGTGAACCGCATAAAGGACGCTATGCTGATAGCATTTGGCACATCAACCAGCGAAGCAGCCTATCCAAAAGTATTACTGGAACTGGAGCGTTTTGGATGCAGTAGTAAAATAGTAAGTTTTGTACTGCCTTTAGGTTATTCGTTTAATTTGGATGGCTCGATGATGTACATGACCTTTGCCTCCATATTTTTAGCACAGGCTTATGGTATTCATTTAACTTTCGCCCATGAAATAACTATGCTATTAATATTGATGGTAACCAGTAAAGGCGTAGCCGGTGTGCCGCGCGCTTCATTGGTGGTAATAGCTGGTACGATAGGTATGTTCAATATCCCAGAGGCTGGTTTAGCACTATTAATAGGTATTGACCCGCTATTGGATATGGGCCGTTCAGCAACAAACGTATTAGGCAACGCCATGGCCACAGCAGTAGTAAGCAAGTGGGAAAACGAATTGGCAGCAAGTGATGCCGATCTAACATAA
- a CDS encoding REP-associated tyrosine transposase: MSSNYKFRNKENLHFVTFSVIRWIDVFTRRLYKDILVDSIKFCIANKGLEVYAWVIMSNHVHMIIGTRDKPLHDILRDMKRHTSKTLIKAINENTLESRREWMLWFFEREGKLNPNNEQYQFWQQGNHPIELYSNDVMDQKLDYVHNNPVTAGWVDEPEHYLYSSARDYADGKGLIDIVLL; this comes from the coding sequence ATGAGCAGTAATTACAAATTCCGCAATAAAGAAAATCTCCATTTCGTAACCTTTTCAGTTATAAGATGGATAGATGTATTTACCAGAAGATTATACAAAGATATTCTTGTTGACAGCATCAAATTCTGCATTGCAAATAAAGGACTTGAAGTATATGCCTGGGTTATTATGAGTAATCATGTACATATGATTATCGGGACAAGAGATAAGCCTCTGCATGATATTTTAAGAGATATGAAAAGGCATACTTCAAAAACGCTGATTAAAGCCATCAATGAAAATACACTGGAAAGCAGGCGCGAATGGATGTTGTGGTTTTTTGAACGGGAAGGTAAACTTAATCCAAATAATGAGCAATATCAGTTTTGGCAACAGGGCAATCATCCTATCGAGTTATATAGTAATGATGTGATGGATCAAAAGCTTGATTATGTACATAATAATCCGGTTACTGCCGGTTGGGTTGATGAGCCGGAGCATTATTTATATAGTAGTGCGAGGGATTATGCAGATGGTAAAGGGTTGATTGATATTGTTTTGTTGTAG
- a CDS encoding GNAT family N-acetyltransferase, with the protein MIIKKVFATDIDMLVSFSRKTFFDAFFHLNKPEDIEAYASVAFSTDKLLTEINNPDSAFYFALLDNEIVGYIKINYASAQTEFKDKNAVEVERIYVLSSAQGKQIGKQFLDFAEDLAKKDNLQYIWLGVWDNNHNAIRFYERHGFKAFSTHDFFLGDDHQTDLLMRKELK; encoded by the coding sequence ATGATCATTAAAAAAGTTTTCGCTACAGATATTGATATGCTTGTTTCGTTTAGTCGGAAAACTTTCTTCGATGCTTTTTTTCATCTGAACAAGCCCGAGGATATAGAAGCTTATGCATCCGTAGCTTTTAGTACTGATAAATTACTCACGGAGATTAATAATCCTGATTCTGCGTTCTATTTTGCTTTGTTAGACAATGAAATAGTTGGCTATATTAAAATCAACTATGCATCAGCTCAAACTGAATTTAAGGATAAAAATGCAGTAGAGGTTGAACGCATTTATGTATTATCAAGCGCCCAGGGCAAACAAATAGGTAAACAGTTTTTAGATTTTGCTGAAGATCTAGCTAAAAAAGATAATCTGCAATACATATGGCTTGGCGTTTGGGATAACAACCATAATGCTATCCGTTTTTATGAACGCCATGGTTTTAAAGCATTTAGCACTCATGATTTTTTCCTGGGAGATGACCATCAAACGGATTTGTTGATGCGGAAAGAATTGAAATAA
- a CDS encoding RNA polymerase sigma factor yields MADNKEAAFKEIFEANSKKIYHLCYGYTGDDDAANDLLQETFLKVWQNLDKFRNQALISTWIYRIAVNTCLTYLRSEKRQGKEELTPLIAETKGEEFSEKNEQVALLYKCISKLEESERIIITLVLDEVPYPEIAEVSGISEGNLRVKIHRIKQKLTELYNQYERL; encoded by the coding sequence GTGGCCGACAATAAAGAAGCAGCATTTAAGGAAATATTTGAAGCTAATTCAAAAAAGATTTACCATTTGTGCTATGGCTACACCGGGGATGATGATGCTGCGAACGACCTTTTACAGGAAACATTTTTAAAAGTTTGGCAAAATTTGGATAAGTTCCGTAACCAGGCGCTTATTTCAACATGGATATACCGTATTGCGGTAAATACCTGCCTTACTTATCTGCGATCAGAAAAAAGACAAGGCAAAGAGGAGCTTACACCGCTGATAGCGGAAACAAAAGGAGAGGAATTTTCAGAGAAAAATGAGCAGGTAGCACTGCTTTATAAGTGTATATCGAAGTTGGAAGAATCAGAGAGAATAATTATTACGCTGGTGCTTGATGAAGTACCGTACCCTGAAATTGCGGAAGTTTCCGGTATATCCGAAGGAAATCTGCGGGTTAAAATTCATCGTATTAAACAGAAACTAACAGAATTATACAACCAGTATGAAAGACTTTGA